A stretch of the Bacillus sp. SM2101 genome encodes the following:
- a CDS encoding S-layer homology domain-containing protein, with amino-acid sequence MLKKTLVVILSLMLLLPSISVFAQSGDYPNDWSKETIQRGIDMGIVPDRLQSKYFDPITREEFAELLVNAAFMELEMTGYEHIWSKSKVLEYVTIDQPFDDTDLDHVKLAYIMGSINGTTETTFSPDSFITREQAAQMLMNTVHRTSILIYATEEEMGYADYDKINEWAIPAVSAAYTIGLMKGSNGEFMPFKNITREQAIVTIMRMMDYTDYDILQLRGDISALPVFDDLRYNLGKDYVYVSYVDDGYGTSEKLLQSSWISYDPTKDLKTGYHHEQALVIYAFNSNLLNRDYPWISDAALRGESAKVDYGYMIVETFTDDYLYEFKLKDILGYSNVIAGHKYGYPKVDMNPKPIN; translated from the coding sequence ATGTTGAAGAAAACGTTAGTAGTTATTTTATCATTGATGTTATTACTTCCTTCTATATCAGTGTTTGCACAATCAGGAGATTATCCTAATGATTGGTCAAAGGAAACGATTCAAAGAGGAATTGACATGGGCATCGTACCAGATAGATTACAATCGAAGTATTTCGATCCAATTACGAGAGAAGAGTTTGCGGAGTTATTGGTAAATGCGGCATTTATGGAATTAGAAATGACCGGTTATGAGCATATTTGGTCTAAGAGTAAAGTACTAGAATATGTGACAATCGATCAACCATTTGATGACACCGACTTAGATCATGTAAAACTAGCTTATATAATGGGGAGTATAAACGGTACAACAGAGACAACTTTCTCTCCAGATAGTTTCATTACGAGAGAACAAGCAGCTCAAATGTTGATGAACACAGTTCATAGAACTAGTATATTAATCTACGCTACAGAAGAAGAAATGGGATATGCAGACTATGATAAGATTAATGAATGGGCAATCCCCGCTGTCAGTGCTGCCTATACTATAGGTTTAATGAAAGGGTCAAATGGAGAGTTTATGCCATTTAAAAATATTACAAGAGAGCAAGCTATAGTGACAATCATGAGGATGATGGACTATACAGATTATGATATTCTTCAGTTAAGGGGAGATATCAGTGCTCTCCCAGTATTCGATGATTTAAGGTACAACTTAGGAAAAGATTATGTATATGTATCGTATGTAGATGATGGGTATGGTACATCTGAAAAATTGCTACAATCATCTTGGATTAGTTATGATCCTACAAAAGATTTAAAGACAGGCTATCATCATGAGCAGGCTTTGGTGATATATGCGTTTAATTCTAATCTTCTCAATAGAGATTATCCTTGGATTTCTGATGCTGCATTAAGGGGAGAAAGTGCAAAAGTAGATTATGGGTATATGATAGTCGAAACATTTACAGATGATTATCTATATGAGTTTAAATTAAAAGATATCCTAGGATATTCAAATGTAATAGCAGGTCATAAATATGGTTATCCTAAAGTAGATATGAATCCGAAACCAATAAACTAA
- a CDS encoding S-layer homology domain-containing protein, producing the protein EVYINGLVEEGVIVPSEYPDGYNPNLEITRLEMSKMIARGLAKESLQWKEVLAGLEQLDFINLPFTDQRELNQSDQPYVALANGSGIVSGRSDGTFDAAGLATRAQASVMLTRYLGAKAKSPDLDNLLETFKGEKSIHDYSKEELESWVDKEADLERLSNYPVDHDVFDSLAEVNHFERYPTKYQDLSEPHTDNKVNVVIGYMDKFYNRDYLTIDDTWIKDILYYYRSGQTYNGVSYTRDELPQFFNELVQETKNNKVVSENIFVTDITMYHSVQKGRDTGVRVRGTQYIQYTSGTNLPEGIELNKWYVRDVDVQVHFPRKTDTVSWKTPDWVFEEIFPITSYEEVKQ; encoded by the coding sequence CTGAAGTTTATATTAATGGATTAGTAGAAGAGGGTGTGATTGTACCAAGTGAATATCCTGATGGATACAATCCTAACCTAGAAATCACTAGATTAGAAATGAGCAAAATGATTGCAAGAGGGTTAGCGAAAGAAAGTTTACAATGGAAAGAAGTATTAGCTGGTCTTGAGCAACTGGACTTTATTAACCTACCTTTTACTGACCAAAGAGAGTTAAACCAATCTGATCAACCATACGTAGCATTAGCGAATGGTTCTGGTATAGTGAGTGGTCGTTCGGATGGAACTTTTGATGCTGCTGGTCTAGCAACAAGAGCTCAAGCATCAGTCATGTTAACTCGTTATCTAGGTGCTAAAGCTAAATCACCAGATTTAGATAATTTGTTAGAAACTTTTAAAGGAGAAAAATCAATCCATGATTATTCTAAAGAAGAGTTAGAGTCTTGGGTTGATAAAGAAGCAGACTTGGAGAGATTAAGTAATTATCCTGTTGATCATGATGTTTTTGATTCTTTAGCTGAAGTTAATCATTTTGAACGGTATCCTACCAAATATCAAGATTTATCGGAACCTCATACTGATAATAAGGTAAATGTTGTAATAGGGTATATGGACAAATTTTATAATCGTGATTACCTAACAATTGATGATACTTGGATAAAAGACATCCTTTATTATTATCGGAGTGGCCAAACTTACAATGGGGTAAGTTATACACGAGATGAATTGCCTCAATTTTTTAACGAGTTAGTTCAGGAAACCAAAAATAACAAAGTAGTTTCAGAGAATATTTTTGTTACTGATATTACAATGTACCATAGTGTGCAGAAGGGTCGTGATACTGGAGTAAGAGTAAGAGGCACACAGTACATTCAATATACTTCTGGAACCAACCTTCCAGAAGGGATAGAGTTAAATAAGTGGTATGTTAGAGATGTGGATGTGCAAGTGCATTTCCCTAGAAAAACGGATACAGTTTCTTGGAAAACTCCTGATTGGGTATTTGAGGAAATCTTCCCAATTACCTCATATGAGGAAGTAAAACAATAG
- a CDS encoding aminoglycoside phosphotransferase family protein → MTYLEQRITKKRWKILNQEKIEGIYAGNIYRIEVLGGEDRKKNYIYKEFAHDRNNEVHIYEKLENLIKPFSKLVEIWSSYPQAILMYDLESPLKVVFENLSLNNKKDFIEQILQRLLALHTLKLDVARNELPIHQMNYEWRNWCIDEINKLIIQHQWAKLDWVETIKYAYEQLEINNYQVKSPLVLTHGDTHLENIFYYEDQISFIDWEWAALGSPLRDITILLQDIYEPELIQFIFDSYRTLLNEKKINIIEKDYREDFNLLYVDHTTMMLAWEIEKYFQGYISEKKIQFIINFTIGEIKRITNEN, encoded by the coding sequence TTGACATATTTAGAACAAAGAATAACTAAAAAAAGGTGGAAGATACTCAATCAAGAAAAAATAGAAGGTATATATGCAGGAAATATTTATAGAATTGAAGTGTTGGGTGGAGAGGATAGAAAAAAGAATTACATATATAAGGAGTTTGCACATGACCGAAATAATGAGGTACATATATATGAAAAGTTAGAAAACCTTATTAAACCATTTAGTAAATTAGTTGAAATATGGAGTTCTTATCCTCAAGCCATTCTTATGTATGATCTTGAATCTCCTTTAAAAGTAGTTTTTGAAAATTTATCTCTCAATAATAAAAAGGATTTCATTGAACAAATTTTACAAAGGTTATTAGCCCTACATACTTTGAAACTTGATGTAGCAAGGAACGAGTTACCTATACACCAAATGAATTATGAATGGCGTAATTGGTGTATAGATGAAATAAATAAATTAATTATCCAGCACCAATGGGCAAAATTGGATTGGGTAGAAACAATAAAATATGCCTATGAACAATTAGAAATAAATAATTATCAGGTAAAAAGCCCTTTAGTTTTAACGCATGGTGATACTCATTTAGAAAACATATTTTATTATGAAGACCAAATTAGTTTTATTGACTGGGAGTGGGCGGCTCTCGGCTCACCACTGAGAGATATAACTATCTTATTACAGGATATTTACGAACCTGAGTTAATTCAATTTATTTTTGACTCGTATAGAACACTATTAAATGAGAAGAAAATCAATATTATTGAGAAAGATTATAGAGAAGATTTTAATCTACTTTATGTTGACCATACTACAATGATGTTAGCTTGGGAGATTGAGAAGTATTTTCAAGGCTATATATCTGAAAAGAAAATTCAATTTATCATTAATTTTACAATTGGTGAAATAAAAAGGATAACCAATGAAAACTAA